In a single window of the Streptomyces cinnabarinus genome:
- a CDS encoding CpaF family protein, which yields MSAVDHQLVKRFRQEAGDRIAEQRRLDQVSGVTPMSSEDERQYARAVIAQILEEYARTEINAGRTPLDAETEEQYAAAVHAALFGVGRLQPLLDNPEVENIDINGCDQVFVGYSDGREVKGDPVAETDEELIELIQVLGAYSGLSSRPFDSANPQLDLRLPDGSRLSAVMDVARRPALSIRRARMGKVFISDLVGNGTLTPEVGHFLACAVRARKNIMIAGATNAGKTTLLRALANEIPGHERLITVERALELGLDTFPELHPNVVAFEERLPNSEGQGSISMAELVRRSLRMNPSRVIVGEVLGDEIVTMLNAMSQGNDGSLSTIHANSSSEVFNRISTYALQATERLPIEASQMLIAGAVNFVAFIQRRNDYQSGGRLQRMVTSIREVNGVDGRVLSSEVFAEAPDGRVVPHAPLACLEELMAHGYRPAGTWG from the coding sequence ATGAGCGCTGTCGACCACCAGCTGGTCAAGCGGTTCCGGCAGGAGGCCGGTGACCGGATCGCCGAGCAGCGCCGACTGGACCAGGTCAGCGGTGTCACCCCGATGTCCAGCGAGGACGAGCGGCAGTACGCCCGTGCCGTCATCGCGCAGATATTGGAGGAGTACGCCCGCACCGAGATCAACGCCGGGCGCACTCCCCTCGACGCGGAGACCGAGGAGCAGTACGCGGCCGCCGTGCACGCCGCCCTCTTCGGCGTCGGCCGGCTCCAGCCGCTCCTCGACAACCCCGAGGTCGAGAACATCGACATCAACGGGTGCGACCAGGTCTTCGTCGGCTACAGCGACGGCCGGGAGGTGAAGGGGGACCCGGTCGCCGAGACCGACGAGGAGCTCATCGAGCTCATTCAGGTCCTCGGCGCCTACTCCGGTCTGTCGTCGAGGCCCTTCGACTCCGCCAACCCCCAGCTCGACCTGCGGCTGCCCGACGGTTCGCGTCTGTCGGCCGTCATGGACGTCGCCCGGCGGCCCGCGCTGTCCATCCGCCGCGCGCGCATGGGCAAGGTCTTCATCTCCGACCTCGTCGGCAACGGCACGCTGACCCCGGAGGTCGGCCACTTCCTCGCCTGCGCGGTCCGCGCCCGCAAGAACATCATGATCGCGGGCGCCACCAACGCCGGTAAGACGACGCTGCTGCGGGCCCTCGCCAATGAGATCCCGGGGCACGAGCGGCTCATCACCGTGGAGCGCGCGCTGGAGCTCGGGCTCGACACGTTCCCCGAACTCCACCCCAACGTCGTGGCGTTCGAGGAGCGGCTGCCCAACTCCGAGGGGCAGGGCTCGATCAGCATGGCGGAGCTGGTGCGCCGGTCCCTGCGTATGAACCCCTCCCGCGTCATCGTCGGTGAGGTGCTCGGCGACGAGATCGTGACCATGCTCAACGCGATGTCGCAGGGCAACGACGGCTCGCTGTCCACGATCCACGCCAACAGCTCCAGCGAGGTCTTCAACCGTATTTCCACCTACGCGTTGCAGGCGACCGAGCGACTGCCCATCGAGGCCAGCCAGATGCTGATCGCGGGTGCGGTGAACTTCGTCGCCTTCATCCAGCGGCGCAACGACTACCAGAGCGGCGGCCGGCTCCAGCGCATGGTCACCTCCATCCGCGAGGTCAACGGCGTCGACGGCCGGGTGCTGTCCAGCGAGGTGTTCGCCGAGGCGCCGGACGGCCGTGTCGTGCCGCACGCGCCGCTCGCCTGCCTGGAGGAACTCATGGCGCACGGCTACCGGCCCGCCGGAACTTGGGGGTGA
- a CDS encoding type II secretion system F family protein, translated as MSELGSMGGLFSTTVLYALACGVAVGGGLALLLIAVRGLPAKPDHEKQKASERANELIRFAGQRGSLAAGVGLVVLLLTRWAVLGIAAGILVFFWDRLFGGAAEERAAMKRVEALASWTESLRDTIAGAVGLEQAIPASARAAAPVLRPHLDALVDRLRSRTPLPEALQQLADEIDDASADIIVAALILNARLRGPGLRQVLGALAKSAREEVDMRQRVMAQRASTRRSVQIVVAVSVAFVLGLSIFNREFVEPYGDPVGQLVLACVCGLFALGFLWLRKLSTIETPERFLVRDESSVQFVRPRTPAAAGAQAAPGAPGAPQQSPFQSEEGGRR; from the coding sequence ATGAGTGAACTCGGCTCCATGGGCGGTCTGTTCTCCACGACCGTCCTGTACGCGCTCGCCTGCGGTGTCGCCGTCGGCGGCGGTCTCGCGCTACTGCTGATCGCCGTACGCGGACTGCCCGCCAAGCCCGACCACGAGAAGCAGAAGGCCAGTGAGCGGGCCAACGAGCTGATCCGGTTCGCCGGTCAGCGCGGGTCGCTCGCCGCGGGCGTAGGCCTTGTGGTGCTGCTGCTCACGCGGTGGGCGGTGCTCGGCATCGCGGCGGGCATCCTCGTCTTCTTCTGGGACCGGCTGTTCGGCGGTGCCGCCGAGGAGCGGGCCGCGATGAAGCGGGTGGAGGCGCTCGCCTCCTGGACGGAGTCCCTGCGCGACACCATCGCCGGCGCGGTCGGCCTGGAGCAGGCGATCCCCGCGTCCGCGCGCGCCGCGGCCCCCGTGCTGCGGCCGCATCTGGACGCCCTGGTCGACCGGTTGCGCTCGCGCACCCCGCTGCCCGAGGCGCTCCAGCAGCTCGCCGACGAGATCGACGACGCGTCCGCCGACATCATCGTCGCCGCGCTCATCCTCAACGCCCGGCTGCGCGGCCCCGGTCTGCGCCAGGTGCTCGGCGCGCTCGCCAAGTCGGCCCGCGAGGAGGTCGACATGCGGCAGCGCGTGATGGCCCAGCGGGCCTCCACTCGGCGCTCGGTGCAGATCGTCGTCGCGGTGTCGGTGGCCTTCGTGCTCGGACTCTCCATCTTCAACCGGGAGTTCGTCGAGCCGTACGGCGATCCGGTCGGCCAGCTCGTCCTCGCCTGCGTCTGCGGTCTGTTCGCGCTCGGCTTCCTGTGGCTGCGCAAGCTGTCGACCATCGAGACGCCCGAGCGCTTCCTGGTCCGCGACGAGTCGTCGGTCCAGTTCGTACGGCCGAGGACGCCCGCCGCGGCCGGTGCGCAGGCCGCACCAGGTGCGCCGGGCGCGCCGCAGCAGTCGCCGTTCCAGTCCGAGGAAGGGGGACGACGGTGA
- a CDS encoding type II secretion system F family protein, protein MPIVVGAVFGLGIYALVRALMPTKRSAVSQVARIDAMRARGAAYESAKPTQSKGRFGSTRSEVGRRVAEFYLQQGWEQRSLRADLAVLERSWENFLATKALLGVAGLFFGPFLFAVVWTLGFGSSPIIPVWLALLFAVLFFFLPDVEVRRDAAEKRRDLRRVIGAYLDLVSMSLAGGRGLPEALMAAAEVSDGWANQRIRNALADARITGISQWQALGSLGEELGVEELKDLSASLALVADDGAKVRESLASRAETMRHRELAEIEGSAGEKSQSMLVAQLLLCAGFLVFLIYPAAMRVFQV, encoded by the coding sequence ATGCCGATCGTCGTCGGCGCGGTCTTCGGACTTGGCATCTACGCCCTGGTCCGTGCCCTGATGCCGACCAAGCGCAGCGCGGTCTCGCAGGTCGCGCGGATCGACGCGATGCGGGCACGCGGGGCGGCGTACGAATCCGCCAAGCCCACGCAGAGCAAGGGCCGGTTCGGCTCGACACGGTCCGAAGTCGGCCGCCGTGTCGCCGAGTTCTACCTCCAGCAGGGGTGGGAACAGCGCTCGCTGCGGGCCGACCTCGCCGTCCTGGAGCGCAGCTGGGAGAACTTCCTGGCGACGAAGGCGCTGCTGGGCGTGGCGGGTCTGTTCTTCGGCCCGTTCCTGTTCGCGGTCGTCTGGACCCTCGGCTTCGGCAGCAGCCCGATCATCCCGGTCTGGCTCGCCCTGCTGTTCGCGGTCCTCTTCTTCTTCCTCCCGGATGTGGAGGTACGGCGGGACGCGGCCGAGAAGCGGCGCGACCTGCGGCGCGTGATCGGCGCCTACCTGGACCTGGTGTCGATGAGCCTGGCCGGCGGACGCGGTCTGCCGGAGGCGCTGATGGCGGCGGCGGAGGTGTCGGACGGCTGGGCCAACCAGCGCATCCGCAACGCCCTCGCCGACGCCCGGATCACCGGCATCAGCCAGTGGCAGGCGCTGGGTTCGCTCGGCGAGGAGCTGGGCGTGGAGGAGCTGAAGGACCTCTCCGCCTCCCTCGCCCTGGTCGCGGACGACGGTGCGAAGGTCCGTGAGTCCCTCGCCTCCCGCGCCGAGACCATGCGGCACCGCGAACTCGCCGAGATCGAGGGCAGCGCGGGCGAGAAGTCCCAGTCGATGCTCGTGGCGCAGCTGCTGCTCTGCGCCGGCTTCCTGGTGTTCCTGATCTATCCGGCCGCCATGCGTGTGTTCCAGGTCTGA
- a CDS encoding TadE family protein — protein sequence MTAIEFVLLTPVLFFMIFATVQFALYFFADHVAQAAAQAGARKARATADAQPGGWRGEARTVVNSYIDQLGPALVLSPNVTMLQPEQNTVGVEITAKVPSVFPGLDFTVHAQSAGPVERFVPEGEN from the coding sequence ATGACCGCGATCGAGTTCGTGCTGCTGACCCCCGTGCTGTTCTTCATGATCTTCGCGACCGTGCAGTTCGCGCTGTACTTCTTCGCGGACCATGTGGCCCAGGCGGCGGCGCAGGCCGGTGCCCGCAAGGCCCGTGCCACGGCCGACGCCCAGCCGGGCGGCTGGCGCGGCGAGGCCCGTACGGTCGTGAACAGCTACATCGACCAACTGGGCCCGGCGCTGGTGCTCTCGCCGAACGTGACGATGCTCCAGCCGGAGCAGAACACGGTGGGCGTGGAGATCACGGCGAAGGTGCCGTCGGTCTTCCCTGGCCTGGACTTCACGGTGCACGCGCAGTCGGCGGGGCCGGTGGAGCGGTTCGTGCCGGAGGGGGAGAACTGA
- a CDS encoding TadE/TadG family type IV pilus assembly protein, whose amino-acid sequence MKSLRDERGSAMGDDRGLSTVEVVILAPVMMLFILVLVAFGQLVDGRGALDGAARDAARAGSIQKDHGTAMAEARKAAAANLADVCTGPVTVTQTSTGFDPEVDPLFSVQVSCRVRGLAMLGLDIDPTMDASFSSPLDPFRRSA is encoded by the coding sequence ATGAAGTCCCTTCGGGACGAACGGGGCTCGGCGATGGGTGACGACCGGGGCCTGTCCACGGTCGAGGTGGTGATTCTCGCGCCGGTGATGATGCTGTTCATCCTGGTGCTCGTCGCCTTCGGCCAACTGGTCGACGGGCGGGGCGCCTTGGACGGTGCGGCACGTGACGCCGCCCGCGCGGGCTCCATCCAGAAGGACCACGGCACGGCGATGGCCGAGGCGCGCAAGGCGGCGGCCGCGAATCTGGCGGACGTGTGCACGGGCCCGGTGACGGTGACCCAGACGAGCACGGGCTTCGACCCCGAGGTGGACCCGCTGTTCTCGGTGCAGGTCAGCTGCCGGGTCCGCGGTCTGGCCATGCTCGGCCTGGACATCGACCCGACGATGGACGCGAGCTTCAGCTCCCCGCTGGACCCCTTCCGGAGGTCGGCGTGA